In one Massilia endophytica genomic region, the following are encoded:
- a CDS encoding sensor histidine kinase has protein sequence MRVRKLLLLLPVGMAAACIIAGAFALGAHRARAELLEQGQRQLQLMAPDLQSVLERFETLPFVLGQQPDLTHALAHPNDPAAIARLNATLQTIQQQAKVGALYLMDHTGLTLGASNWDQPLGFVGKNFSYRPYFREAIQGRAGRFYGIGTSTSEAGYFIAQPVYRNGSKGGPIAGVIAVKISLADFEHTWGSSEDPIVLADRSGVIFLSNRPAWRYHSLHPLDLGTRQELARTQQYMGQNITPLLRHPGDFVTQPVGRLGWHLMLFPGQTRVVRAGALWALAAALLLASAGASYWAMHQRRRRLEERMASREALQQAARELEDRIVQRTQELSDTNRHLEQKYAKLQETEHLLRSTQNELIQAGKLTMLGQMAAGVTHELNQPLAAIRAFADNARTFLSRGQSEQAEKNLTHIGEASARMGAIISQLKGFARRDETVSIVDLAQSVRASVFLLESEFRRHDVTLLCGTGEEPLLVAGNPVRLEQVLINLLRNALDAVEDAPRREVGVTMASEDGQAIVRIADSGSGIPEQVAAHLFEPFFTTKPSGKGLGLGLAISSSIVQAMNGQLSAHNQASGGAEFELRLPLAKGVSD, from the coding sequence TTTGCGCTGGGTGCGCATCGGGCGCGCGCGGAGCTCTTGGAGCAGGGGCAGCGCCAGCTGCAGTTGATGGCGCCGGACCTGCAATCGGTCCTGGAACGCTTCGAAACCCTGCCTTTCGTCCTCGGCCAGCAGCCGGACCTCACCCACGCCCTCGCCCACCCGAACGATCCCGCCGCCATCGCCCGCCTGAACGCGACCTTGCAGACGATCCAGCAGCAGGCGAAGGTCGGCGCTCTCTATCTGATGGACCATACCGGCCTGACCCTCGGCGCCAGCAATTGGGATCAGCCGCTCGGTTTCGTGGGCAAGAACTTCTCTTACCGTCCCTACTTCAGGGAGGCTATCCAGGGGCGCGCGGGACGTTTCTACGGTATCGGCACCAGCACCAGCGAGGCGGGCTACTTCATCGCGCAGCCGGTGTACCGCAACGGCAGCAAGGGAGGCCCCATCGCCGGCGTCATCGCGGTGAAGATCAGCCTCGCCGACTTTGAACACACCTGGGGCAGCAGCGAAGACCCCATCGTGCTCGCGGACCGCAGCGGCGTGATCTTCCTCAGCAACCGCCCCGCATGGCGCTATCACAGCCTGCATCCGCTCGACCTGGGCACGCGGCAGGAACTCGCGCGCACGCAGCAGTATATGGGCCAGAACATCACGCCTCTCCTTCGCCATCCCGGCGACTTCGTGACGCAGCCGGTCGGGCGCCTCGGCTGGCACCTGATGCTCTTTCCGGGCCAGACGCGCGTTGTCCGCGCGGGTGCGCTGTGGGCCCTCGCCGCTGCGCTGCTGCTGGCCAGCGCTGGCGCGAGCTACTGGGCCATGCACCAGCGCCGCCGCCGCCTGGAGGAGCGCATGGCTTCGCGCGAGGCCTTGCAGCAGGCCGCGCGCGAGCTGGAGGACCGCATCGTCCAGCGCACGCAGGAACTGAGTGATACGAACCGGCATCTGGAGCAGAAGTACGCGAAACTGCAGGAGACCGAGCATCTGCTGCGCAGCACGCAGAATGAGCTGATCCAGGCGGGAAAGCTGACGATGCTCGGGCAGATGGCCGCTGGCGTCACCCATGAACTGAACCAGCCTCTCGCCGCTATCCGCGCCTTTGCGGACAATGCGCGTACCTTCCTTTCACGCGGCCAAAGCGAACAGGCCGAGAAGAATCTCACCCATATCGGGGAGGCCAGCGCGCGCATGGGCGCCATCATCTCCCAGCTGAAGGGCTTTGCGCGGCGGGACGAGACAGTTTCGATTGTGGACCTGGCCCAGTCCGTGCGCGCTTCCGTCTTCCTTCTCGAGAGCGAGTTTCGGCGCCACGACGTAACGCTCCTCTGCGGCACGGGCGAGGAGCCGCTGCTGGTTGCGGGCAATCCCGTGCGCCTCGAGCAGGTGTTGATCAACCTGTTGCGCAATGCTCTCGACGCCGTCGAGGATGCGCCCCGGCGCGAGGTCGGCGTCACCATGGCGAGCGAAGACGGGCAGGCAATCGTCCGCATTGCCGACAGCGGCAGTGGCATCCCCGAGCAGGTTGCCGCCCATCTGTTCGAGCCATTTTTTACGACGAAGCCGTCCGGCAAAGGTCTGGGACTCGGCCTGGCTATTTCCTCGTCCATCGTGCAGGCGATGAACGGACAGCTCTCGGCGCATAATCAGGCCAGCGGCGGAGCGGAATTCGAGTTGCGCCTGCCCCTGGCGAAAGGAGTATCCGATTGA
- a CDS encoding sigma-54-dependent transcriptional regulator: MNAQAILVEDEASLRLATAQTLELGGFSVQACSSAEEALALLRADFGGVLVTDVRLPGRSGLELLAQAVALDAELPVIVVTGHGDVSMAVEAMRSGAYDFIEKPFASERLMDAVRRAQERRNLVLENRQLRTARALHPDTPDLIGRSPAMEQLKLTIRNVGPAGVDILINGQTGTGKEVVARVLHAASGRKGNFVAINCGALPESVFESEIFGHEPGAFTGAQKRRVGKLEYANGGTVFLDEIETMPMSLQVKLLRVLQERRLERLGANEAVPLDCRVIAASKANLLQLSAEGRFREDLYYRIGVVTIDLPRLNERRDDIPLLLAHFVQEAALRYQRPLPQWSAQDMAAWQAADWPGNVRELRNFAERLTLGLAPQAAAAQAAEYTSGSLPQQVDAYERDLILRALAEADHNVGIAADRLMVPRKTLYDKMKKYQISTGRK; the protein is encoded by the coding sequence TTGAACGCGCAAGCCATCCTGGTTGAAGACGAAGCCTCGCTGCGCCTGGCTACAGCACAAACGCTCGAGCTGGGCGGGTTCAGCGTGCAGGCCTGTTCCAGTGCTGAGGAAGCGCTGGCCCTGCTGCGCGCGGACTTCGGCGGCGTACTGGTTACCGATGTGCGCCTTCCCGGCCGTTCAGGCCTGGAGCTGCTGGCGCAGGCCGTGGCGCTCGATGCGGAACTGCCGGTCATCGTTGTCACCGGTCACGGGGATGTGAGCATGGCCGTGGAGGCGATGCGCAGCGGCGCCTACGATTTCATTGAGAAGCCCTTCGCCTCGGAACGGCTGATGGACGCGGTACGCCGCGCCCAGGAGCGGCGCAATCTCGTGCTGGAGAACCGGCAGCTGCGCACCGCCCGCGCCCTGCATCCGGATACGCCGGACCTCATCGGCCGCTCCCCGGCCATGGAGCAGCTCAAGCTCACTATCCGCAATGTCGGCCCCGCTGGCGTCGATATCCTGATCAACGGTCAGACAGGCACGGGCAAGGAGGTTGTAGCCCGGGTTCTGCACGCGGCCAGCGGCCGCAAGGGCAATTTCGTCGCCATCAACTGCGGCGCGCTCCCGGAATCCGTGTTCGAGAGCGAAATCTTCGGCCATGAACCCGGGGCGTTCACCGGCGCGCAGAAGCGCCGTGTCGGCAAGCTCGAATACGCCAACGGCGGCACGGTGTTCCTGGACGAGATCGAGACCATGCCGATGTCGCTGCAGGTGAAGCTGCTGCGCGTGCTGCAGGAACGCCGCCTTGAGCGCCTTGGGGCCAACGAGGCTGTGCCTCTGGACTGCCGCGTCATCGCGGCCAGCAAGGCGAACCTGCTCCAGCTCAGCGCCGAGGGAAGGTTCCGCGAAGACCTTTACTACCGCATCGGCGTCGTCACCATCGATCTGCCTCGGCTGAACGAAAGACGGGACGATATTCCGCTGCTGCTGGCCCACTTCGTGCAGGAGGCCGCGCTGCGCTACCAGCGTCCCCTGCCCCAGTGGAGCGCTCAGGATATGGCGGCCTGGCAGGCTGCGGACTGGCCGGGCAACGTGCGGGAGCTGCGGAATTTCGCCGAGCGCCTCACGCTGGGCCTCGCGCCGCAGGCCGCTGCCGCGCAAGCAGCCGAATACACTTCGGGTTCGCTGCCGCAGCAGGTGGATGCCTACGAACGTGATCTGATCCTGCGCGCGCTGGCGGAGGCGGATCACAATGTCGGCATCGCAGCGGACCGCCTGATGGTGCCGCGTAAAACGCTGTACGACAAAATGAAGAAATACCAGATCAGCACCGGCCGCAAATAG
- a CDS encoding alpha-1,6-glucosidase domain-containing protein — MAAPLDNAYAAPQLAVCNGPFATVLHAAPSMEARALWLDGRTIIWPGAGKEGQFKLYHSAEAALQAGVGKQVEGADGALSLPIAEGTVPQRFRFAGEGPLLSAAIDPKLLGSQLLLVREDANGIVLESTALQIAGALDDIYSSAENERALGVTLSRSGAVFKLWAPTARNVAVCIYDTGTSSASRVAPMRMDAKTGIWSASIPAPAKGRYYKYALDVFTPAAGLVRNLVTDPYSISLTSDSKRSYIGDLNDSSLKPAGWDASRAPLNVKAQPDMSIYELHVRDFSINDPAVSAANRGKYTAFKETSSAGMRHLIALARAGMTDVHLLPVYDIGSIPEHGCVSPAPAGAPDSEEQQALIARSMLKDCYNWGYDPYHYSAPEGSYSTDAADGARRIVEFREMVMALHKAGLRVGMDVVYNHTYRAGQEEASVLDRIVPGYYHRRNARGEIEQSTCCFNTATENRMMAKLMIDSAELWARHYKIDSFRFDLMGHQPREAMLALQERVNKAAGRHVNLIGEGWNFGEVANGARFAQASQLSLNGTGIGTFSDRGRDAVRGGGAGDSGEKMFSQQGYINGLFYDPNGHGAHSREELLNAADMVKVGLAGSVRSYRLRTHTGEVRELQAMVYGGGQPAGYASQPGEVVNYVENHDNQTLYDLNVLRLPRATSTADRARVQVLAAAINAFSQGVAYYHAGFDILRSKSLDRNSFESGDWFNRLDWSYQHNYFGTGLPPAADNGKDYALLKPLLADAQLKPSPVDIAFTRDAFRDLLRIRDSSTLFRLRTADDIGQRLHFLNTGPEQVPTVVAARIDGTGDAGARFKSLVYLINVGKEEAIIPADTGMAYRLHPVHSSKEAADKRAASARYDSATGRFTVPPRTAVVFVE; from the coding sequence TTGGCCGCGCCGCTCGACAACGCCTACGCGGCGCCCCAGCTGGCAGTTTGCAATGGCCCCTTCGCCACCGTCCTGCACGCGGCGCCCTCCATGGAGGCGCGCGCTTTGTGGCTGGATGGCCGAACTATCATATGGCCGGGCGCGGGCAAGGAAGGACAGTTCAAGCTCTATCATTCGGCGGAGGCAGCCCTGCAGGCCGGAGTTGGCAAGCAGGTTGAGGGCGCGGACGGAGCATTGTCCCTGCCGATTGCCGAAGGCACAGTGCCGCAGCGCTTCCGTTTTGCTGGAGAGGGCCCCCTTCTCTCCGCTGCCATCGATCCGAAACTGCTCGGCAGCCAGCTCCTTCTCGTACGCGAGGATGCGAACGGAATCGTGCTGGAATCGACCGCCCTTCAGATTGCGGGGGCGCTGGATGACATCTATTCATCAGCGGAGAACGAACGGGCGCTGGGCGTGACGCTGAGCCGGTCCGGCGCGGTATTCAAGCTCTGGGCTCCCACAGCGCGCAACGTGGCCGTCTGCATTTACGATACCGGCACGTCTTCGGCCAGCAGGGTCGCGCCGATGCGCATGGATGCGAAAACCGGCATCTGGTCGGCCAGCATTCCCGCACCCGCGAAGGGCAGGTATTACAAGTATGCGCTGGACGTCTTCACGCCAGCGGCGGGACTGGTCCGCAACCTCGTCACCGATCCCTATTCGATCAGCCTCACAAGCGATTCGAAGCGCAGCTACATCGGCGACCTGAACGACTCCAGCCTCAAGCCCGCAGGCTGGGATGCGTCGCGCGCACCGCTCAACGTAAAGGCTCAGCCGGACATGTCGATCTACGAGCTGCATGTGCGTGACTTCTCGATCAACGACCCGGCGGTCAGCGCCGCGAACCGCGGCAAGTACACGGCGTTCAAGGAAACCTCTTCGGCGGGGATGCGCCACCTCATTGCGCTCGCCAGGGCGGGGATGACCGACGTTCACCTGCTGCCGGTCTATGACATCGGCAGCATTCCGGAGCACGGCTGCGTGTCGCCCGCACCTGCGGGCGCGCCAGACAGCGAGGAGCAGCAGGCGCTCATTGCGCGCTCCATGCTGAAGGACTGCTACAACTGGGGCTACGATCCCTATCACTACAGTGCGCCGGAAGGGAGCTACAGCACGGACGCCGCCGATGGCGCGCGCCGCATCGTGGAGTTCCGCGAGATGGTGATGGCGCTGCACAAGGCGGGGCTGCGCGTCGGCATGGACGTGGTCTATAACCACACCTATCGCGCGGGCCAGGAGGAAGCCTCTGTCCTGGACCGCATCGTTCCGGGCTACTACCACCGCCGTAATGCCCGCGGCGAGATCGAGCAGTCCACCTGCTGCTTCAACACGGCTACCGAAAACCGCATGATGGCCAAGCTCATGATTGATTCCGCCGAGCTGTGGGCCCGGCATTACAAGATCGATTCCTTCCGCTTCGACCTGATGGGCCACCAGCCGCGCGAGGCCATGCTGGCTCTCCAGGAGCGCGTTAACAAGGCGGCTGGGCGCCACGTCAACCTGATTGGCGAGGGCTGGAACTTCGGCGAGGTGGCGAACGGCGCGCGCTTCGCGCAGGCTTCGCAGCTGTCGCTGAATGGCACAGGCATCGGCACCTTCAGCGACCGTGGCAGGGACGCCGTGCGCGGCGGCGGGGCAGGCGATTCAGGCGAGAAGATGTTTTCGCAGCAGGGCTATATCAATGGCCTCTTCTACGACCCCAACGGCCATGGGGCCCACAGTCGCGAGGAACTTCTGAACGCGGCGGACATGGTGAAGGTTGGACTAGCGGGTTCCGTGCGCAGCTACCGCCTTCGCACGCATACGGGAGAGGTGCGGGAGCTGCAAGCCATGGTGTACGGCGGCGGCCAGCCTGCCGGTTACGCAAGCCAGCCCGGCGAAGTCGTGAACTATGTGGAGAATCACGACAACCAGACGCTGTATGACCTCAACGTCCTGCGCCTGCCCCGCGCAACCAGTACGGCGGATCGCGCCCGCGTTCAGGTGCTCGCTGCGGCGATCAACGCCTTTAGCCAGGGCGTGGCCTACTACCACGCTGGCTTCGACATCCTGCGCTCCAAATCGCTCGACCGCAACAGCTTCGAGTCCGGCGACTGGTTCAACCGCCTGGACTGGAGCTACCAGCACAATTACTTCGGGACCGGCCTCCCGCCAGCAGCGGACAACGGCAAGGACTACGCGCTCCTCAAGCCACTGCTGGCGGACGCGCAACTGAAACCCTCGCCTGTGGATATCGCCTTCACCCGCGACGCCTTCCGCGATCTTCTCCGGATCCGCGACAGCAGCACCTTGTTCCGCCTGCGCACGGCGGACGATATCGGCCAGCGCCTGCATTTCCTCAATACGGGACCGGAGCAGGTGCCAACCGTTGTCGCAGCGCGCATCGACGGCACGGGAGACGCCGGCGCCAGGTTCAAATCGCTGGTTTACCTGATCAACGTGGGCAAGGAGGAGGCGATCATTCCGGCCGATACCGGCATGGCGTACCGACTGCACCCTGTCCACTCAAGCAAGGAAGCAGCGGACAAGCGCGCAGCCAGCGCGCGCTACGACAGCGCCACGGGGCGTTTCACCGTCCCGCCCCGTACTGCCGTCGTCTTCGTGGAGTAA
- a CDS encoding alpha-amylase family glycosyl hydrolase has translation MKLTPIALSVLLAATCGAALAAKPKPFAWENATIYFLLTDRFSNGDRGNDLAYHRKADAAPLRGYMGGDFKGLTAKIKEGYFDSLGVNAIWTTPPVEQIHAGTDEGTGKSYGFHGYWARDWTAIDANLGTEKDFRDFVEAAHARGIRVLLDVVMNHTGPVTEEDPVWPSDWVRTSPQCQYKDVPTTVSCTLVKNLPDVLTDSEKPVALPEALAAKWKAEGRYEREVKELDDFFARTGYPRAPRYYLMKWHADWVRKYGIDGFRGDTVKHTEPGVWKELRTVAEAAYEDWKKANPKKVLGDGKFYMTAEVYNYAIAHGQEFDMGGGEKANFYQNGFDSLINFGLIHDAKGDYESLFSKYSALLNGPLKGYSVLNYLDSHDDGNPFDGARHKPFESANKLLLAPGAAQIYYGDETARRLDVAEAVGDAKLRSFMNWDDLKRNAQREGYKTAAVRQHWSKLGLFRQQHLAIGAGVHEKLADKPYTFKRTLGEDKVVVALDVPTGQPVDITVGGVFADGTRVKDGYSGASYTVRKGVVRTSGKFNTVLLAK, from the coding sequence ATGAAGTTGACTCCCATCGCACTGTCCGTTTTGCTGGCTGCCACTTGCGGCGCCGCACTGGCAGCAAAACCAAAGCCCTTCGCATGGGAGAATGCGACCATCTACTTCCTGCTCACCGACCGTTTCAGCAACGGCGATCGCGGCAACGACCTGGCCTACCACCGCAAGGCGGATGCCGCGCCGCTGCGCGGCTACATGGGCGGGGATTTCAAAGGCCTGACGGCAAAAATCAAGGAAGGCTACTTCGACAGCCTGGGCGTGAACGCCATCTGGACCACGCCGCCCGTCGAGCAGATTCACGCTGGCACTGACGAAGGCACGGGCAAGTCCTACGGCTTCCACGGCTACTGGGCCCGCGACTGGACCGCCATCGACGCCAACCTGGGCACCGAAAAGGACTTCCGCGACTTCGTGGAAGCTGCGCACGCGCGCGGCATCCGCGTGCTGCTGGACGTGGTGATGAACCATACCGGCCCGGTGACGGAGGAAGATCCGGTCTGGCCATCCGACTGGGTACGCACCAGCCCTCAATGCCAGTACAAGGACGTTCCCACCACCGTCAGCTGCACGCTGGTGAAGAACCTGCCGGACGTGCTGACCGACAGCGAAAAGCCTGTTGCGCTGCCGGAGGCTCTGGCGGCGAAATGGAAAGCGGAAGGGCGCTACGAGCGCGAGGTGAAGGAGCTGGACGACTTCTTCGCCCGCACCGGCTATCCGCGTGCACCGCGCTACTACCTGATGAAGTGGCATGCCGACTGGGTGCGCAAGTACGGCATCGACGGCTTCCGCGGGGACACCGTCAAGCATACGGAGCCCGGCGTATGGAAGGAGCTGCGTACTGTAGCCGAAGCGGCCTACGAGGACTGGAAGAAGGCCAACCCGAAGAAGGTGCTCGGCGACGGCAAGTTCTACATGACGGCGGAGGTCTACAACTACGCCATCGCGCATGGCCAGGAATTCGACATGGGCGGCGGCGAGAAGGCCAACTTCTACCAGAACGGTTTCGACAGCCTGATCAACTTTGGCCTGATCCATGACGCCAAGGGCGATTACGAGAGCCTGTTCAGCAAATACTCGGCGCTGCTGAATGGACCTTTGAAAGGCTACTCGGTGCTGAACTATCTGGACTCGCACGACGACGGCAACCCCTTCGACGGTGCGCGCCACAAACCTTTTGAGAGCGCCAACAAGCTGCTGCTCGCCCCGGGCGCCGCCCAGATCTACTACGGCGACGAGACTGCGCGCCGGCTTGACGTGGCCGAGGCTGTGGGCGACGCGAAGCTGCGCTCCTTCATGAACTGGGACGACCTGAAACGCAACGCGCAGCGGGAAGGCTACAAGACAGCCGCGGTTCGCCAGCACTGGAGCAAGCTGGGTCTCTTCCGCCAGCAGCACCTCGCCATCGGCGCGGGCGTCCACGAGAAGCTGGCTGACAAGCCCTACACCTTCAAGCGCACGCTGGGCGAGGACAAGGTGGTGGTGGCGCTCGATGTGCCGACCGGCCAGCCGGTGGACATTACGGTCGGCGGCGTGTTCGCGGACGGCACGCGCGTGAAGGACGGATATTCCGGCGCCAGCTACACGGTGCGCAAAGGAGTTGTGCGCACCAGCGGCAAGTTCAACACCGTCCTTCTCGCGAAATAA
- a CDS encoding alpha-D-glucose phosphate-specific phosphoglucomutase yields MAIQTVSSTPIPGQRPGTSGLRKKVSVFRQPHYLENFVQSLFDTLGGLAGKTLVLGGDGRFHNRSAIQTILKMAAANGVGRVLVGQGGILSTPAASCVIRKREALGGIVLSASHNPGGPDGDFGIKYNISNGGPAPESVTEAVYARSETINSYRISDAPDIDIDTVGTLLLEQMQVEVIDPVADYAELMQRLFDFDAIRKLFAGGFTMCFDAMHAVSGPYAKAIIEGMLGAPQGTVINAVPLEDFGGLHPDPNPVNAAQLIELMAGVDAPDFGAASDGDADRNMIVGRKFDVTPSDSLAVLAANATVAPGYRDGIKGIARSMPTSRAADRVAEALGVPCYETPTGWKYFGTLLDAGKATLCGEESYGTGSNHVREKDGLWAVLFWLNLIAVTGKSVQQIVASHWARFGRNYYSRHDYEGIDAGAANILMDDLRVKLANLAGQDMNHYTVAFADDFSYTDPVDGSQAHKQGVRIVMTDGSRIVYRLSGTGTEGATLRVYLERYEADPSMHNIPTQQALAALIAIADSVANIAANTGRSNPSVIT; encoded by the coding sequence ATGGCAATCCAAACGGTATCCAGCACACCCATTCCAGGCCAGCGGCCCGGAACCTCCGGCCTGCGGAAGAAGGTGAGCGTCTTCCGACAGCCCCACTACCTCGAAAACTTCGTCCAGAGCCTGTTCGATACGCTGGGCGGCCTCGCGGGCAAAACCCTCGTTCTCGGCGGCGATGGCCGCTTCCACAACCGCAGCGCTATCCAGACCATACTGAAGATGGCCGCAGCCAACGGAGTGGGGCGCGTGCTGGTGGGACAGGGCGGCATTCTCTCCACGCCCGCCGCCAGCTGCGTGATCCGCAAGCGCGAGGCGCTGGGCGGCATTGTGCTCTCGGCCAGCCACAATCCCGGCGGACCGGACGGCGACTTCGGCATCAAGTACAACATCTCCAACGGCGGCCCCGCACCGGAATCCGTGACGGAAGCCGTGTACGCCCGCAGCGAGACGATCAACTCCTACCGCATCAGCGACGCGCCGGATATCGACATCGATACCGTTGGCACACTCCTGCTGGAGCAGATGCAGGTGGAAGTGATCGACCCGGTGGCCGACTATGCGGAACTGATGCAGCGCCTCTTCGATTTCGACGCCATCCGCAAGCTGTTTGCGGGCGGCTTCACCATGTGCTTCGACGCCATGCACGCGGTATCCGGGCCTTACGCCAAGGCGATCATCGAGGGCATGCTGGGCGCGCCGCAGGGCACCGTCATCAACGCCGTGCCGCTCGAGGATTTCGGCGGCCTGCATCCCGATCCCAACCCCGTGAACGCTGCCCAGCTGATCGAACTGATGGCCGGGGTGGACGCACCCGACTTCGGCGCCGCATCGGATGGCGATGCGGACCGCAACATGATCGTCGGCCGCAAGTTCGACGTCACACCCTCGGACAGCCTGGCAGTGCTGGCGGCCAACGCCACTGTGGCGCCGGGCTACCGCGACGGCATCAAGGGCATAGCGCGTTCGATGCCGACTTCCCGCGCTGCCGACCGGGTAGCCGAGGCGCTGGGTGTGCCCTGCTACGAAACGCCGACCGGCTGGAAATACTTCGGAACCCTGCTCGACGCAGGCAAGGCCACGCTGTGCGGCGAGGAAAGCTACGGCACCGGCTCGAACCACGTGCGCGAGAAGGACGGCCTGTGGGCCGTGCTGTTCTGGCTCAACCTCATTGCCGTAACGGGCAAGTCCGTGCAGCAGATCGTCGCTTCGCATTGGGCGCGCTTCGGGCGCAACTACTATTCGCGGCACGACTACGAAGGCATCGACGCTGGCGCGGCGAATATCCTGATGGACGATTTGCGCGTGAAGCTCGCCAACCTGGCGGGCCAGGACATGAACCACTACACGGTGGCGTTCGCGGACGATTTTTCCTACACCGATCCCGTGGACGGATCGCAGGCGCACAAGCAGGGCGTCCGTATCGTCATGACGGATGGATCGCGTATCGTGTACCGGCTCTCCGGCACCGGTACGGAAGGCGCCACGCTGCGCGTTTACCTCGAACGCTACGAGGCCGATCCGTCCATGCACAACATCCCAACGCAGCAGGCCCTGGCCGCGCTGATCGCCATTGCGGACAGCGTTGCCAACATTGCTGCCAACACGGGGCGGAGCAATCCGTCCGTTATCACCTGA
- a CDS encoding MFS transporter — protein MQSSSIKPRLSFWQLWNMSFGFFGIQFGFALQNANTSRIFSTLGANQDELPLLWLAAPVTGLLVQPIIGYLSDNTWHAKWGRRRPFFFLGALLASIALFLMPNSTALWMAAAVLWMMDAAINISMEPFRAFVGDKLDASQQTAGFAMQTFFIGCGAVIASLLPTLFAWVFHVSNEAVNGSIPDTVRYSFYAGGAVFFFSVLWTVLTSSENPPENLEQFRAERAASRGLGHALKDIFSGFRRMPKTMVQLAFVQFFTWIALFAMWIYTTSAVADNVFGTTDAQSSLYQEAGNWVGTMFAVYSGVSALAAFVLPVFARAFSRKLVHTVCLLIGGLSLISIFLITDKHMLLLPMAGVGVAWASILTMPYAILAGALPAHRMGYYMGVFNFFVVIPQIVSGIVLGFFIKHVFNGHAASTLVLGGISMALAGVLTVFVKDSAKPAG, from the coding sequence ATGCAATCTTCTTCCATCAAGCCCAGGCTGTCGTTCTGGCAGCTCTGGAACATGAGCTTTGGTTTCTTCGGCATCCAGTTCGGCTTCGCGCTGCAGAACGCGAACACCAGCCGGATCTTCTCCACGCTGGGCGCGAACCAGGACGAGCTTCCGCTGCTGTGGCTTGCGGCGCCGGTCACCGGCCTGCTGGTGCAGCCCATCATCGGCTACCTGAGCGACAACACCTGGCACGCGAAATGGGGCCGCCGCCGTCCCTTCTTCTTCCTTGGGGCACTTCTCGCTTCCATTGCCCTGTTCCTGATGCCGAATTCAACGGCCTTGTGGATGGCCGCTGCCGTGCTGTGGATGATGGACGCCGCGATCAATATCTCGATGGAGCCTTTCCGCGCCTTCGTCGGCGACAAGCTCGATGCCTCGCAGCAGACGGCCGGCTTCGCGATGCAGACCTTCTTCATCGGCTGCGGCGCCGTGATTGCCTCGCTGCTGCCAACCCTCTTCGCCTGGGTTTTCCACGTCAGTAACGAGGCGGTGAACGGCAGCATTCCCGACACGGTGCGCTACTCCTTCTATGCGGGCGGCGCCGTGTTCTTCTTCTCCGTGCTGTGGACGGTGCTTACGAGCTCCGAGAACCCGCCCGAGAATCTGGAGCAGTTCCGCGCAGAGCGCGCGGCATCGCGCGGCCTTGGCCATGCGCTGAAGGATATCTTCAGCGGCTTCCGCCGCATGCCCAAGACCATGGTGCAGCTGGCGTTCGTGCAGTTCTTCACCTGGATCGCCCTGTTCGCCATGTGGATCTACACCACCAGCGCTGTGGCGGACAATGTATTCGGCACTACCGACGCCCAGTCCTCGCTGTACCAGGAGGCGGGCAACTGGGTAGGGACCATGTTCGCGGTGTATAGCGGCGTATCCGCGCTCGCGGCCTTCGTGCTGCCGGTGTTCGCGCGCGCCTTCAGCCGCAAGCTGGTGCACACCGTCTGCCTCCTCATCGGCGGCCTGAGTCTCATCAGCATCTTCCTCATCACGGACAAGCATATGCTGCTGCTGCCGATGGCGGGCGTGGGCGTGGCCTGGGCCAGCATCCTGACCATGCCCTACGCGATTCTGGCCGGCGCGCTGCCCGCCCACCGCATGGGCTACTACATGGGCGTGTTCAACTTCTTCGTCGTGATCCCGCAGATCGTCAGCGGCATCGTGCTGGGCTTCTTCATCAAGCACGTGTTCAACGGCCACGCGGCCAGCACGCTGGTGCTGGGCGGTATCTCGATGGCGCTGGCCGGAGTGCTGACCGTGTTCGTGAAAGATTCGGCCAAACCGGCGGGTTAA